A stretch of the Osmerus eperlanus chromosome 10, fOsmEpe2.1, whole genome shotgun sequence genome encodes the following:
- the dennd5a gene encoding DENN domain-containing protein 5A isoform X6, whose protein sequence is MTTGFSSNSCRFADYFVICGLDTESGLEPDELSGENFEQSPLRRTFKSKVLAHYPENVEWSPFDQDAVGMLCMPKGLSFRTQVDLREPQFHSFIITREDGSRTYGFALTFYEEVTSKQICSAMQTLYHMHNAEQYDILHTPASPRGLPPRPLAHPALHAAPAISRLQRFNSYDISRDTLYVSKCICLIAPMAFPQACRKILQQLHRAVSSPQPPPLPLESYVYNILYEVPLPPAGRSLKFSGVYGPVVCQRPSTTELPLFDFPVREVFELLGVENVLQLFTCALLEIQILLYSQHYQRLMTVAESITALMFPFQWQHVYVPILPASLLHFLDAPVPYMMGLHSNGQDDRTKLELPQEANLCFVDIDNHFIELPEDLPQFPNKLEFIQEISEVLMNFGVSPEGSLRCSEGPAKTKGFRSIDAVTDKRNGNLAGSPLNSYLLRENETIARLQALVKRTGVSLEKLDVKDDASGNKDPRAQCDEEELKMHQLNIQVREVFSNRFTQMFADYEVFVIQPSQDKESWFSNREQMQNFDKASFLSDQPEPYLPFLSRFLETQMFASFIDIKILCHDDEDKEHTLRVFDTRVDKIRMLNVRTPTLRTSMYQKCTGIDEAEKAIEMRMMKIDHTALHPHLLDMKIGQGRYEQGFFPRLQADVLSTGPTSNKWAKRSAPAQWRRKDRQKQHAEHLYLDNDQREHVECLQLLLFLDYYWLSQSFKPCLKSVTVDVKYIQEARNLGTTIRQPKLSNLSPSVIAQTNWKFVEGLLKECRNKTKRMLVEKMGREAVELGHGEVSITGVEENTLIASLCDLLERIWSHGLQVKQGKSALWSHLLHYQESKEKKEVTPGCLGPLGLIHNTERRKSDAGSAMPPLKVSLIQDMRHIQNIGEIKTDVGKARAWVRLSMEKKLLSRHLKQLLSDHELTKKLYKRYAFLRCDDEKEQFLYHLLSFNAVDYFCFTNVFTTIMIPYHVLVIPSKKLGGSMFTANPWVCVSGELAETGVLQVPKNTLEITFECQNLGKLTTVQMGHDNSGLYAKWLVECVMVRNEITGHAYKFPCGRWLGKGVDDGSLERILVGELITPSTENDERMCRTPPMQQSPGMMRRFVTISPNSKPKLNTGQIQEGVGEAINGIVKHFHKPEKERGSLTLLLCGEYGLVWALEQVFQHGFKSPRLFKNVFIWDFLEKSQGYFESAEQREVTPDENWQTRVRHFCRFMRAINSTSRNIGKDGKFQMLVCLGARDHLLHHWIALLADCPITAQMYEDTALIKDHSLVNSLIRVLQTLQEFNITLEASLVKGVGV, encoded by the exons GTGAGAATTTTGAGCAGAGTCCCCTGCGGAGAACCTTCAAATCCAAAGTTCTAGCGCACTACCCCGAGAACGTGGAGTGGAGTCCCTTTGACCAGGATGCCGTCGGCATG ctgtgtATGCCAAAAGGGCTGTCGTTCAGGACGCAGGTGGACCTGCGCGAGCCCCAGTTCCACTCCTTCATCATCACCCGGGAGGACGGCTCGCGCACCTACGGCTTCGCCCTCACCTTCTACGAGGAGGTGACCAGCAAGCAGATCTGCAGCGCCATGCAGACCCTCTACCACATGCACAACGCCGAGCAGTACGACATCCTGCACACCCCCGCCTCCCCGCGCGGCCTcccgccccgccccctcgcCCACCCCGCGCTGCACGCCGCGCCCGCCATCTCCCGCCTGCAGCGCTTCAACTCCTACGACATCAGCCGCGACACCCTCTACGTCTCCAAGTGCATCTGCCTGATCGCCCCCATGGCCTTCCCCCAGGCCTGCCGGAAGATCCTGCAGCAGCTCCACCGGGCCGTCTCCTCCCCGcagcccccgcccctccccctggaGAGCTACGTCTACAACATCCTGTACGAGGTGCCCCTGCCGCCCGCCGGACGCTCCCTCAAGTTCTCGGGCGTGTACGGCCCCGTGGTGTGCCAGCGGCCCAGCACCACGGAGCTGCCCCTCTTCGACTTCCCCGTCAGAGAGGTGTTCGAGCTGCTGGGCGTGGAGAACGTGCTGCAGCTGTTCACCTGCGCCCTTCTGGAGATCCAGATCCTGCTCTACTCCCAGC actACCAGAGGCTGATGACGGTGGCGGAGAGCATCACAGCCTTGATGTTCCCGTTCCAGTGGCAGCACGTGTACGTGCCCATCCTGCCCGCCTCGCTGCTGCACTTCCTGGACGCCCCCGTGCCTTACATGATGGGCCTGCACTCCAACGGCCAGGACGACCGCACCAAGCTGGAGCTGCCGCAGGAG GCCAACCTGTGTTTTGTGGACATTGACAACCACTTCATCGAGCTGCCCGAGGACCTGCCTCAGTTCCCCAACAAGCTGGAGTTCATCCAGGAGATCTCCGAGGTCCTCATGAACTTTGGGGTCTCTCCTGAAGGCAGCCTGCGCTGCAGCGAGGGCCCCGCCAAGACCAAAGGCTTCCGCTCCATCGACGCGGTGACCGACAAGCGCAACGGGAACCTGGCGGGTTCGCCCCTCAACTCCTACCTGCTGCGGGAGAACGAGACCATCGCCAGGCTGCAGGCCCTGGTGAAGAGGACTGGAGTCAGCCTGGAGAAG cTGGATGTGAAGGATGACGCCAGTGGGAACAAGGACCCGAGGGCCCAGTGTGacgaggaggagctgaagatgCACCAGCTCAACATCCAGGTGCGGGAGGTCTTCTCCAACCGCTTCACCCAGATGTTCGCCGACTACGAGGTGTTCGTCATCCAGCCCAGCCAGGACAAGGAGTCCTGGTTCAGCAACCGGGAGCAGATGCAGAACTTCGACAAG GCCTCCTTCCTGTCCGACCAGCCCGAGCCCTACCTGCCCTTCCTGTCCCGCTTTCTGGAGACCCAGATGTTCGCCTCCTTCATCGACATCAAGATCCTTTGCCACGACGACGAGGACAAGGAGCACACGCTGAGGGTGTTTGACACGCGCGTCGACAAGATCCGCATGCTGAACGTGCGCACGCCCACCTTGCGCACCTCCATGTACCAGAAGTGCACCGGCATCGACGAGGCTG aGAAGGCCATTGAGATGCGTATGATGAAGATCGACCACAcggccctccacccccaccttctgGACATGAAGATCGGCCAGGGCCGCTACGAGCAGGGCTTCTTCCCCCGGCTGCAGGCTGACGTGCTCTCCACCGGCCCCACCAGCAACAA gtggGCTAAGCGGAGCGCCCCGGctcagtggaggaggaaggacagaCAGAAGCAGCACGCTGAACACTTGTACCTGGACAACGACCAGcgagag CATGTGGAGtgcctccagctcctgctgtTTCTAGACTACTACTGGCTGTCCCAGTCCTTCAAGCCCTGTCTAAAGTCCGTCACTGTCGATGTG AAGTACATCCAGGAGGCCAGGAACCTGGGCACCACCATCAGGCAGCCCAAGCTGTCCAACCTCTCCCCCTCGGTCATCGCCCAGACCAACTGGAAGTTTGTGGAAGGCCTGCTGAAGGAGTGCAGGAACAAG accaaGCGTATGCTGGTGGAGAAGATGGGACGGGAGGCGGTGGAGCTGGGCCACGGCGAGGTGAGCATCACAGGTGTGGAGGAGAACACCCTCATCGCCAGCCTCTGTGACTTGCTGGAGAGGATCTGGAGCCACGGGCTGCAGGTCAAACAG GGTAAATCAGCCCTGTGGTCCCACCTGCTCCACTACCAGGAGagcaaggagaagaaggaggtcaCACCTGGGTGTCTGGGTCCCCTGG gTCTCATCCACAACACAGAGAGACGTAAATCGGACGCTGGCTCGGCCATGCCGCCCCTCAAGGTCTCCCTGATCCAGGATATGAG GCACATCCAGAACATCGGGGAGATCAAGACGGATGTGGGCAAGGCCAGGGCGTGGGTGCGCCTCTCCATGGAGAAGAAGCTGCTCTCCAGGCACCTCAAGCAGCTGCTGTCCGACCACGAGCTGACCAA GAAACTCTACAAGCGTTATGCTTTTCTGCGCTGCGACGACGAGAAAGAGCAgttcctctaccacctcctgtCCTTCAATGCCGTGGACTACTTCTGCTTCACCAATGTCTTCACCACCATCA TGATCCCCTATCATGTGCTGGTGATCCCCAGCAAGAAGCTAGGGGGGTCCATGTTCACAGCTaacccctgggtgtgtgtgtcgggggagcTGGCTGAAACTGGGGTGCTCCAGGTCCCCAAGAACACACTGGAGATCACCTTTGAG TGCCAGAATCTGGGCAAGCTGACTACAGTTCAGATGGGCCATGATAACTCAGGGCTGTACGCCAAGTGGCTGGTAGAGTGTGTCATGGTCCGAAATGAGATCACTGGCCATGCTTACAA ATTCCCCTGTGGCCGGTGGCTGGGTAAGGGGGTGGACGATGGCAGTTTGGAGAGGATCCTAGTGGGAGAGCTGATCACCCCCAGCACGGAGAACGACGAGCGCATGTGTCGCACCCCCCCCATGCAGCAGTCCCCCGGCATGATGAGGAGGTTTGTCACCATCTCACCAAACAGCAAACCAA AGTTgaacacaggtcaaatacagGAGGGGGTAGGCGAGGCCATCAATGGGATTGTGAAGCACTTCCACAAGCCAGAGAAGGAG AGGGGAAGTCTGACTCTTCTGCTATGTGGGGAATATGGCCTGGTCTGGGCTTTGGAGCAGGTGTTTCAGCATGGCTTCAAGTCACCACGCCTCTTCAAGAATGTCTTCATTTGGGACTTCTTAG AAAAATCCCAAGGGTACTTTGAGAGTGCAGAGCAGCGGGAGGTGACTCCAGATGAGAACTGGCAGACCCGAGTTCGTCATTTCTGTCGCTTTATGCGTGCCATCAACAGTACGTCCAGAAACATAGGCAAAGATGGAAAGTTCCAGATGCTTGTCTGCCTGGGTGCCAG GGACCATTTACTGCACCACTGGATCGCTCTGCTCGCCGACTGTCCAATCACAGCCCAGATGTATGAGGACACTGCTCTGATTAAAGACCACTCATTGGTGAATTCTCTGATCAGAGTGCTGCAGACTTTACAGGAGTTCAACATCACCTTGGAGGCTTCGCTTGTCAAAGGCGTTGGTGTCTAG
- the dennd5a gene encoding DENN domain-containing protein 5A isoform X3, which produces MTTGFSSNSCRFADYFVICGLDTESGLEPDELSGENFEQSPLRRTFKSKVLAHYPENVEWSPFDQDAVGMLCMPKGLSFRTQVDLREPQFHSFIITREDGSRTYGFALTFYEEVTSKQICSAMQTLYHMHNAEQYDILHTPASPRGLPPRPLAHPALHAAPAISRLQRFNSYDISRDTLYVSKCICLIAPMAFPQACRKILQQLHRAVSSPQPPPLPLESYVYNILYEVPLPPAGRSLKFSGVYGPVVCQRPSTTELPLFDFPVREVFELLGVENVLQLFTCALLEIQILLYSQHYQRLMTVAESITALMFPFQWQHVYVPILPASLLHFLDAPVPYMMGLHSNGQDDRTKLELPQEANLCFVDIDNHFIELPEDLPQFPNKLEFIQEISEVLMNFGVSPEGSLRCSEGPAKTKGFRSIDAVTDKRNGNLAGSPLNSYLLRENETIARLQALVKRTGVSLEKLDVKDDASGNKDPRAQCDEEELKMHQLNIQVREVFSNRFTQMFADYEVFVIQPSQDKESWFSNREQMQNFDKASFLSDQPEPYLPFLSRFLETQMFASFIDIKILCHDDEDKEHTLRVFDTRVDKIRMLNVRTPTLRTSMYQKCTGIDEADKHLKKRYEKVDFVAPEPHPIGLGSHNDEPKKAIEMRMMKIDHTALHPHLLDMKIGQGRYEQGFFPRLQADVLSTGPTSNKWAKRSAPAQWRRKDRQKQHAEHLYLDNDQREHVECLQLLLFLDYYWLSQSFKPCLKSVTVDVKYIQEARNLGTTIRQPKLSNLSPSVIAQTNWKFVEGLLKECRNKTKRMLVEKMGREAVELGHGEVSITGVEENTLIASLCDLLERIWSHGLQVKQGKSALWSHLLHYQESKEKKEVTPGCLGPLGLIHNTERRKSDAGSAMPPLKVSLIQDMRHIQNIGEIKTDVGKARAWVRLSMEKKLLSRHLKQLLSDHELTKKLYKRYAFLRCDDEKEQFLYHLLSFNAVDYFCFTNVFTTIMIPYHVLVIPSKKLGGSMFTANPWVCVSGELAETGVLQVPKNTLEITFECQNLGKLTTVQMGHDNSGLYAKWLVECVMVRNEITGHAYKFPCGRWLGKGVDDGSLERILVGELITPSTENDERMCRTPPMQQSPGMMRRFVTISPNSKPKLNTGQIQEGVGEAINGIVKHFHKPEKERGSLTLLLCGEYGLVWALEQVFQHGFKSPRLFKNVFIWDFLEKSQGYFESAEQREVTPDENWQTRVRHFCRFMRAINSTSRNIGKDGKFQMLVCLGARDHLLHHWIALLADCPITAQMYEDTALIKDHSLVNSLIRVLQTLQEFNITLEASLVKGVGV; this is translated from the exons GTGAGAATTTTGAGCAGAGTCCCCTGCGGAGAACCTTCAAATCCAAAGTTCTAGCGCACTACCCCGAGAACGTGGAGTGGAGTCCCTTTGACCAGGATGCCGTCGGCATG ctgtgtATGCCAAAAGGGCTGTCGTTCAGGACGCAGGTGGACCTGCGCGAGCCCCAGTTCCACTCCTTCATCATCACCCGGGAGGACGGCTCGCGCACCTACGGCTTCGCCCTCACCTTCTACGAGGAGGTGACCAGCAAGCAGATCTGCAGCGCCATGCAGACCCTCTACCACATGCACAACGCCGAGCAGTACGACATCCTGCACACCCCCGCCTCCCCGCGCGGCCTcccgccccgccccctcgcCCACCCCGCGCTGCACGCCGCGCCCGCCATCTCCCGCCTGCAGCGCTTCAACTCCTACGACATCAGCCGCGACACCCTCTACGTCTCCAAGTGCATCTGCCTGATCGCCCCCATGGCCTTCCCCCAGGCCTGCCGGAAGATCCTGCAGCAGCTCCACCGGGCCGTCTCCTCCCCGcagcccccgcccctccccctggaGAGCTACGTCTACAACATCCTGTACGAGGTGCCCCTGCCGCCCGCCGGACGCTCCCTCAAGTTCTCGGGCGTGTACGGCCCCGTGGTGTGCCAGCGGCCCAGCACCACGGAGCTGCCCCTCTTCGACTTCCCCGTCAGAGAGGTGTTCGAGCTGCTGGGCGTGGAGAACGTGCTGCAGCTGTTCACCTGCGCCCTTCTGGAGATCCAGATCCTGCTCTACTCCCAGC actACCAGAGGCTGATGACGGTGGCGGAGAGCATCACAGCCTTGATGTTCCCGTTCCAGTGGCAGCACGTGTACGTGCCCATCCTGCCCGCCTCGCTGCTGCACTTCCTGGACGCCCCCGTGCCTTACATGATGGGCCTGCACTCCAACGGCCAGGACGACCGCACCAAGCTGGAGCTGCCGCAGGAG GCCAACCTGTGTTTTGTGGACATTGACAACCACTTCATCGAGCTGCCCGAGGACCTGCCTCAGTTCCCCAACAAGCTGGAGTTCATCCAGGAGATCTCCGAGGTCCTCATGAACTTTGGGGTCTCTCCTGAAGGCAGCCTGCGCTGCAGCGAGGGCCCCGCCAAGACCAAAGGCTTCCGCTCCATCGACGCGGTGACCGACAAGCGCAACGGGAACCTGGCGGGTTCGCCCCTCAACTCCTACCTGCTGCGGGAGAACGAGACCATCGCCAGGCTGCAGGCCCTGGTGAAGAGGACTGGAGTCAGCCTGGAGAAG cTGGATGTGAAGGATGACGCCAGTGGGAACAAGGACCCGAGGGCCCAGTGTGacgaggaggagctgaagatgCACCAGCTCAACATCCAGGTGCGGGAGGTCTTCTCCAACCGCTTCACCCAGATGTTCGCCGACTACGAGGTGTTCGTCATCCAGCCCAGCCAGGACAAGGAGTCCTGGTTCAGCAACCGGGAGCAGATGCAGAACTTCGACAAG GCCTCCTTCCTGTCCGACCAGCCCGAGCCCTACCTGCCCTTCCTGTCCCGCTTTCTGGAGACCCAGATGTTCGCCTCCTTCATCGACATCAAGATCCTTTGCCACGACGACGAGGACAAGGAGCACACGCTGAGGGTGTTTGACACGCGCGTCGACAAGATCCGCATGCTGAACGTGCGCACGCCCACCTTGCGCACCTCCATGTACCAGAAGTGCACCGGCATCGACGAGGCTG ATAAACACCTTAAAAAGCGGTATGAGAAAGTCGATTTTGTCGCTCCTGAACCTCACCCCATTGGTCTAGGGAGCCACAATGACGAACCTA aGAAGGCCATTGAGATGCGTATGATGAAGATCGACCACAcggccctccacccccaccttctgGACATGAAGATCGGCCAGGGCCGCTACGAGCAGGGCTTCTTCCCCCGGCTGCAGGCTGACGTGCTCTCCACCGGCCCCACCAGCAACAA gtggGCTAAGCGGAGCGCCCCGGctcagtggaggaggaaggacagaCAGAAGCAGCACGCTGAACACTTGTACCTGGACAACGACCAGcgagag CATGTGGAGtgcctccagctcctgctgtTTCTAGACTACTACTGGCTGTCCCAGTCCTTCAAGCCCTGTCTAAAGTCCGTCACTGTCGATGTG AAGTACATCCAGGAGGCCAGGAACCTGGGCACCACCATCAGGCAGCCCAAGCTGTCCAACCTCTCCCCCTCGGTCATCGCCCAGACCAACTGGAAGTTTGTGGAAGGCCTGCTGAAGGAGTGCAGGAACAAG accaaGCGTATGCTGGTGGAGAAGATGGGACGGGAGGCGGTGGAGCTGGGCCACGGCGAGGTGAGCATCACAGGTGTGGAGGAGAACACCCTCATCGCCAGCCTCTGTGACTTGCTGGAGAGGATCTGGAGCCACGGGCTGCAGGTCAAACAG GGTAAATCAGCCCTGTGGTCCCACCTGCTCCACTACCAGGAGagcaaggagaagaaggaggtcaCACCTGGGTGTCTGGGTCCCCTGG gTCTCATCCACAACACAGAGAGACGTAAATCGGACGCTGGCTCGGCCATGCCGCCCCTCAAGGTCTCCCTGATCCAGGATATGAG GCACATCCAGAACATCGGGGAGATCAAGACGGATGTGGGCAAGGCCAGGGCGTGGGTGCGCCTCTCCATGGAGAAGAAGCTGCTCTCCAGGCACCTCAAGCAGCTGCTGTCCGACCACGAGCTGACCAA GAAACTCTACAAGCGTTATGCTTTTCTGCGCTGCGACGACGAGAAAGAGCAgttcctctaccacctcctgtCCTTCAATGCCGTGGACTACTTCTGCTTCACCAATGTCTTCACCACCATCA TGATCCCCTATCATGTGCTGGTGATCCCCAGCAAGAAGCTAGGGGGGTCCATGTTCACAGCTaacccctgggtgtgtgtgtcgggggagcTGGCTGAAACTGGGGTGCTCCAGGTCCCCAAGAACACACTGGAGATCACCTTTGAG TGCCAGAATCTGGGCAAGCTGACTACAGTTCAGATGGGCCATGATAACTCAGGGCTGTACGCCAAGTGGCTGGTAGAGTGTGTCATGGTCCGAAATGAGATCACTGGCCATGCTTACAA ATTCCCCTGTGGCCGGTGGCTGGGTAAGGGGGTGGACGATGGCAGTTTGGAGAGGATCCTAGTGGGAGAGCTGATCACCCCCAGCACGGAGAACGACGAGCGCATGTGTCGCACCCCCCCCATGCAGCAGTCCCCCGGCATGATGAGGAGGTTTGTCACCATCTCACCAAACAGCAAACCAA AGTTgaacacaggtcaaatacagGAGGGGGTAGGCGAGGCCATCAATGGGATTGTGAAGCACTTCCACAAGCCAGAGAAGGAG AGGGGAAGTCTGACTCTTCTGCTATGTGGGGAATATGGCCTGGTCTGGGCTTTGGAGCAGGTGTTTCAGCATGGCTTCAAGTCACCACGCCTCTTCAAGAATGTCTTCATTTGGGACTTCTTAG AAAAATCCCAAGGGTACTTTGAGAGTGCAGAGCAGCGGGAGGTGACTCCAGATGAGAACTGGCAGACCCGAGTTCGTCATTTCTGTCGCTTTATGCGTGCCATCAACAGTACGTCCAGAAACATAGGCAAAGATGGAAAGTTCCAGATGCTTGTCTGCCTGGGTGCCAG GGACCATTTACTGCACCACTGGATCGCTCTGCTCGCCGACTGTCCAATCACAGCCCAGATGTATGAGGACACTGCTCTGATTAAAGACCACTCATTGGTGAATTCTCTGATCAGAGTGCTGCAGACTTTACAGGAGTTCAACATCACCTTGGAGGCTTCGCTTGTCAAAGGCGTTGGTGTCTAG